A region from the Canis lupus dingo isolate Sandy chromosome X, ASM325472v2, whole genome shotgun sequence genome encodes:
- the PLXNB3 gene encoding plexin-B3 isoform X1 — protein sequence MRLPWCHTARETPPLLPCEAHLWLLPCLSHRPSVRGSPSVRVLRLSGICPSSNHLDAEKVPAMAPRPPLGPHLLLALLLSLPPPPTRARHFSAPNATFNHLALAPGLGTLYVGAVNRLFQLSPELRLQAVAVTGPVLDSPDCVPFRDPADCPHARLTDNANQLLLVSGRARELVACGQVRQGVCDKRRLDDVAHVLYQAEDPGDGQFVAANAPGVATVGLVVQAPDRDLLLVARGLAGKLSAGVPPLTVRQLAGPQPFSSEGLGRLVVGDLSDYNNSYVGAFAAGRSAYFVFRRRGARAQADYRSYAARVCLGDANLYSYVEVPLACRGQGLIQAAAVTPSTLLGAFAAGPGGAGAALCAFPLARLDASMEHARRLCYTAGGRSPGGAEEATVEYGVTSRCAALPADSPESYPCGDEHTPSPIAGRQPLEAEPLLQLEQPVSAVAGLQADGHTIAFLGDTQGQLHKVFLNGSHGHVYHSQQVGPRGSAISPDLLVDGNGSHVYVLTAQQVDRVPVAACPEFPDCTSCLQAQDPLCGWCVLQGRCTLKGQCGRAAQANQWLWSYEDSHCPHVQSLLPAYRPRQEQGQVTLSVPRLPTLAADEYFHCAFGDYDSLAHVEGPHVACVTPPQDQLPLNPPGTDHITLPLALMFEDVAVAATNFSFYDCSAVQALEVAAPCRACVGSIWRCHWCPRSSRCVYGEHCPEGEGTIYSAQEADVQVRGPGACPRVEGLAGPVLLPVGWKSRLALRVRNLQHFGSLPASYHCWLELPGELQRLPASLEETSGDVGLISCQAQQLRPSVAQRELRVPIYVTRGKAQRLDNAHTLHVTLYDCAVGHPDCSRCQAANGSLGCVWCSHRQPACRYGPLCPPEAVELLCPSPRIDRIEPLTGPPEGGLALTIWGSNLGRDFAEVQDAVNVAGRPCSPEPSLYRTSARIVCVTSPAPNGTTGPIQVAIKNRPPGISTQHFTYQDPILLSLSPQWGPQAGGTQLTIHGQHLQTGGNISAFVGAQPCPIQEPVCPEAIVCHTMSQASPGEAVVRVVFGHAQRTLLTSPFQYTANPQLVAAEPSVSFRGGGRLIRVRGTGLDVVQQPLLSVWLAATAEVQAAGAEPRDPTPRTSCGGPAAAPQACIQLREGLLQCSTVCSINSSSLLLCQSPAVPDGVHPQRVFFTLDNVHVDFASANGGQDFQYQPNPRLAPLSREEPTRPYRLKPGNVLDVEGQGLNLGISKEEVRVHIGDGECLVKTLTLTHLYCEPPSRAPQPANGSSALPQFVVQMGNVRLALGPVQYETEPTLSAFPVEAQVGLGLGAAVLIAAVLLLTLMYRHKSKQALRDYQKVLVQLENLEIGVGDQCRKEFTDLMTEMTDLSSDLEASGIPFLDYHTYAERVFFPGHGGCPLQPALEGPGEEGRRAPVRQGLTQLSNLLNSKLFLLTLIHTLEEQPSFSQRDRCHVASLLSLALHGKLEYLTDILRTLLSDLAAHYVHKNPKLMLRRTETMVEKLLTNWLSICLYAFLKEVAGEPLYMLLRAIQYQVDKGPVDAVTGKAKRTLNDSRLLREDVEFRPLTLMVLAGPRAGGAAGGGAVQRVPARVLDTDTITQVKEKVLEQVYKGTPFSQRPSAHALDLEWRSGLAGHLTLSDEDLTSVTQNHWKRLNTLQHYKVPDGATVGLIPQLHNGGAVSQSLAQNCTLGENVPMLEDGEEGGVHLWHLVKGTEEPEGAKARRSSLRERERERERARAKAIPEIYLTRLLSMKGTLQKFVDDTFQAILSVNRPVPIAIKYLFDFLDELAEKHGIEDPETLHIWKTNSLLLRFWVNALKNPQLIFDVRVSDNVDAILAVIAQTFIDSCTVSEHKVGRAHSYPEQDSPVNKLLYAREIPRYKQMVERYYSDIRQSSPASYQEMNSALAELSGNYTSAPHCLEALQELYNHIHRYYDQIISALEEDPVGQKMQLACRLQQVAALVENKVTDL from the exons ATGCGCCTCCCTTGGTGCCACACTGCCCGGGAGACCCCTCCGCTGCTCCCCTGCGAGGCG CACCTCTGGcttcttccctgcctctcccaccgCCCTTCTGTCCGCGGGAGTCCTTCTGTCCGTGTTCTGCGGCTGTCCGGgatctgcccctcctccaaccatctagatgcagaaaaa GTGCCTGCGATGGCTCCCCGGCCTCCCCTcggcccccacctcctgctcgCGCTGCTGCTGAGCCTGCCGCCGCCCCCGACGCGGGCCCGTCACTTCTCGGCCCCCAACGCCACCTTCAACCACTTGGCACTGGCGCCGGGCCTGGGCACGCTCTACGTCGGTGCCGTGAACCGCCTCTTCCAGCTCAGCCCCGAGCTGCGGCTCCAGGCGGTGGCCGTCACCGGGCCGGTCCTCGACAGCCCCGACTGCGTGCCCTTCCGCGACCCGGCCGACTGCCCGCACGCGCGGCTCACCGACAACGCCAACCAGCTGCTGCTGGTGAGCGGCCGCGCGCGGGAGCTCGTGGCCTGCGGGCAGGTGCGCCAGGGCGTGTGCGACAAGCGGCGCCTGGACGACGTGGCCCACGTGCTGTACCAGGCCGAGGACCCCGGCGACGGGCAGTTTGTGGCCGCCAACGCGCCGGGAGTGGCCACGGTGGGCCTGGTGGTGCAGGCGCCGGACCGGGACCTGCTGCTGGTGGCCCGCGGCCTGGCGGGCAAGCTGTCGGCGGGGGTGCCGCCCCTGACCGTGCGCCAGCTGGCGGGGCCGCAGCCCTTCTCGAGCGAGGGCCTGGGCCGCCTGGTGGTGGGCGACCTCTCGGACTACAACAACAGCTACGTGGGGGCCTTCGCGGCCGGCCGCTCGGCCTACTTCGTGTTCCGCcgccgcggggcgcgggcgcaGGCCGACTACCGCTCCTACGCGGCCCGCGTGTGCCTGGGCGATGCCAACCTTTACTCGTACGTGGAGGTGCCCCTCGCCTGCCGGGGCCAGGGCCTCATCCAGGCCGCCGCCGTCACGCCAAGCACCTTGCTGGGGGCATTCGCCGCGGGCCCCGGCGGGGCGGGCGCCGCCCTGTGCGCCTTCCCCCTGGCGCGGCTGGACGCCAGCATGGAGCACGCGCGGCGCCTGTGCTACACGGCGGGTGGCCGCAGCCCCGGCGGCGCCGAGGAAGCCACCGTGGAGTACGGAGTCACCTCCCGCTGCGCCGCCCTGCCCGCC GACTCCCCCGAGTCGTACCCCTGCGGCGACGAGCACACCCCCAGCCCCATTGCTGGCCGCCAGCCCCTGGAGGCCGAGCCCCTGCTGCAGCTCGAGCAGCCCGTCAGCGCCGTGGCCGGCCTCCAGGCAGACGGGCACACGATCGCTTTCCTGGGGGACACGCAGGGTCAGCTGCATAAG GTCTTCCTCAATGGCTCCCATGGCCACGTGTACCACTCCCAGCAAGTGGGGCCTCGGGGCTCAGCTATCAGCCCAGACCTGCTGGTGGACGGCAACGGCAGCCACGTCTATGTCCTCACTGCCCAGCAG GTGGACCGGGTACCTGTGGCAGCCTGCCCCGAGTTCCCTGACTGCACCAGCTGCCTCCAGGCCCAGGACCCGCTGTGCGGCTGGTGCGTCCTCCAGGGCAG GTGCACCCTCAAGGGCCAATGTGGGCGGGCAGCCCAGGCCAACCAGTGGCTGTGGAGCTACGAGGACAGCCACTGCCCACACGTCCAGAGCTTACTGCCGGCCTACCGCCCCCGCCAGGAGCAGGGCCAG GTCACCTTGTCTGTCCCCCGGCTGCCCACCCTGGCCGCGGATGAATACTTCCATTGTGCCTTTGGGGACTATGACAGCTTGGCCCACGTGGAAGGGCCCCACGTGGCCTGTGTCACCCCACCCCAAGACCAGCTGCCGCTTAACCCTCCAGGCACAg accacATCACCTTGCCCCTGGCTTTGATGTTTGAGGATGTGGCTGTGGCTGCCACCAACTTCTCCTTCTACGACTGCAGTGCTGTCCAGGCCTTGGAGGTGGCCGCCCC GTGCCGTGCCTGTGTGGGCAGCATCTGGCGGTGCCACTGGTGCCCCCGGAGCAGCCGCTGTGTGTATGGGGAGCACTGCCCAGAGGGCGAGGGGACCATTTACAGCGCCCAGGAG GCGGACGTCCAGGTGCGTGGCCCGGGGGCTTGTCCCCGGGTGGAGGGCCTGGCCGGCCCCGTCCTGCTGCCCGTGGGTTGGAAGAGCCGCTTGGCCCTGCGTGTGCGGAACCTTCAGCATTTCGGA AGCCTGCCCGCCTCCTACCACTGCTGGCTGGAGCTGCCCGGAGAACTTCAACGGCTGCCGGCCTCTCTGGAGGAGACGTCCGGGGACGTGGGCCTCATCTCCTGCCAGGCCCAGCAG CTCCGCCCGTCCGTGGCCCAGCGGGAGCTCCGGGTGCCCATCTATGTCACCCGGGGCAAGGCTCAGCGGCTGGACAATGCCCACACTCTTCATG TGACCCTGTACGACTGCGCCGTGGGCCACCCCGACTGCAGCCGCTGCCAGGCGGCCAATGGGAGCCTGGGCTGCGTGTGGTGCAGCCACCGCCAGCCCGCCTGTCGCTATGGCCCTCTCTGCCCCCCGGAGGCCGTGGAGCTGCTGTGTCCCTCTCCCCGCATCGACAGA ATTGAGCCCCTGACGGGGCCCCCCGAGGGCGGCTTGGCCCTCACCATCTGGGGCTCCAACCTGGGCCGGGACTTCGCCGAGGTGCAAGACGCCGTGAACGTGGCCGGCCGCCCCTGCAGCCCCGAGCCCTCTCTCTACCGCACCTCTGCCCG GATCGTGTGTGTGACATCCCCCGCCCCCAATGGCACCACTGGGCCAATCCAAGTGGCCATTAAGAATCGGCCACCAGGCATCTCAACCCAGCATTTCACCTACCAG gaccccatcctgCTGAGCCTGAGTCCTCAGTGGGGCCCCCAGGCAGGGGGTACCCAGCTCACTATCCACGGGCAGCACCTCCAGACGGGAGGCAACATCAGTGCCTTTGTGGGTGCACAGCCCTGCCCTAT CCAGGAGCCGGTGTGTCCTGAGGCCATCGTGTGCCACACCATGTCCCAGGCCAGCCCAGGAGAAGCTGTGGTTCGAGTGGTCTTTGGCCACGCCCAGCGCACGCTGCTCACCAGCCCCTTCCAGTACACGGCCAACCCGCAGCTGGTGGCGGCGGAGCCCAGCGTCAGCTTCCGGGG GGGCGGGCGGCTGATCCGAGTCAGGGGCACGGGCCTGGACGTGGTGCAGCAGCCCCTGCTGTCGGTGTGGCTGGCGGCCACAGCGGAGGTGCAGGCTGCAGGTGCTGAGCCCCGGGACCCAACCCCGAGGACGAGCTGTGGGGGCCCCGCCGCAGCGCCCCAGGCTTGTATCCAGCTTCGGGAGGGCTTGCTGCAG TGCTCCACTGTCTGTTCCATCAACTCGTCCAGCCTCCTTCTGTGCCAGAGCCCTGCCGTGCCAGATGGGGTGCACCCCCAGCGGGTCTTCTTCACCCTAGACAACGTGCACGTGGACTTTGCCAGCGCCAACGggggccaggacttccagtaccagcCCAACCCCCGTCTGGCGCCCCTCAGCCGCGAGGAGCCCACCCGCCCCTACCGCCTCAAGCCGGGCAACGTCCTGGACGTGGAG ggccagggcctcAACCTGGGGATTAGCAAGGAGGAGGTGCGCGTGCACATCGGCGACGGCGAGTGCCTGGTGAAGACGCTCACGCTCACCCACCTGTACTGCGAGCCGCCCTCCCGGGCCCCGCAGCCCGCCAACGGCTCCAGTGCCCTGCCGCAGTTCGTG gTTCAGATGGGCAACGTACGCCTGGCCCTGGGCCCAGTCCAGTACGAGACTGAGCCCACTCTGTCTGCCTTCCCCgtggaggcccaggtgggcctgggcctgggcgcCGCCGTGCTGATCGCCGCtgtcctcctcctcaccctcatGTACAG GCACAAGAGCAAGCAGGCCCTGCGGGACTATCAGAAGGTTCTGGTGCAACTGGAGAACCTGGAGATTGGTGTGGGTGACCAGTGCCGCAAGGAGTTCACAG ACCTGATGACCGAGATGACCGACCTCAGCAGCGACCTGGAGGCCAGCGGGATCCCCTTCCTGGACTACCACACCTACGCCGAGCGGGTCTTCTTCCCGGGGCACGGCGGCTGCCCCCTGCAGCCTGCGCTCgaggggcccggggaggagggcCGCCGTGCCCCCGTGCGCCAGGGCCTCACTCAGCTCTCCAACCTGCTCAACAGCAAGCTCTTCCTCCTCACA CTCATCCACACCCTGGAGGAGCAGCCCAGCTTCTCCCAGCGGGACCGCTGCCATGTGGCTTCTCTGCTGTCCCTGGCGCTGCACGGCAAGCTCGAGTACCTGACGGACATCCTGAGGACGCTGCTGAGTGACCTGGCTGCCCACTACGTGCACAAGAACCCCAAGCTCATGCTGCGCAG GACAGAGACCATGGTGGAGAAGCTGCTTACCAACTGGCTGTCCATCTGTCTCTATGCCTTCCTGAAG GAGGTGGCCGGTGAGCCGCTGTACATGCTCCTCCGGGCCATACAGTACCAGGTGGACAAGGGCCCCGTGGACGCTGTGACCGGCAAGGCAAAACGGACCCTGAACGACAGCCGGCTGCTTCGGGAGGACGTGGAGTTCCGGCCCCTGACGCTGATGGTGTTGGCGGGCCCCAGGGCTGGCGGGGCCGCAGGGGGTGGCGCGGTGCAGCGCGTGCCCGCCCGGGTGCTCGACACAGACACCATCACCCAGGTCAAAGAGAAGGTGTTGGAGCAAGTCTACAAGGGCACCCCCTTCTCCCAGAGGCCCTCAGCGCACGCCCTAGATCTCG AGTGGCGCTCGGGCCTTGCTGGTCACCTAACCCTGTCAGATGAGGACCTGACCTCAGTGACCCAGAACCACTGGAAGAGACTCAACACTCTTCAGCACTACAAG GTCCCGGATGGAGCCACCGTGGGGCTCATCCCCCAGCTGCACAACGGAGGGGCCGTCTCCCAGAGCCTGGCCCAGAACTGCACCCTGGGGGAGA ACGTTCCCATGCTGGAGGATGGTGAGGAGGGTGGGGTCCACCTCTGGCACCTGGTGAAAGGCACCGAAGAGCCAGAAGGAGCTAAGGCCCGGCGCAGCAGCCTgagggagcgggagcgggagcgggagcgggcgcGGGCCAAGGCCATCCCGGAAATCTACCTCACCCGCCTGCTCTCCATGAAG GGCACCCTGCAGAAGTTTGTGGATGACACCTTCCAGGCCATCCTCAGCGTGAACAGGCCCGTGCCCATCGCCATCAAGTACCTGTTCGACTTCCTGGACGAGCTGGCCGAGAAGCACGGCATCGAGGACCCGGAGACGCTGCACATCTGGAAGACCAACAG CCTGCTGTTGCGGTTCTGGGTGAACGCCCTGAAGAACCCGCAGCTCATCTTTGACGTGCGCGTGTCAGACAACGTGGATGCCATCCTCGCCGTCATCGCCCAAACCTTCATCGACTCCTGCACGGTCTCCGAGCATAAAGTGGGCAGG GCCCACTCCTACCCGGAGCAGGACTCCCCAGTGAACAAACTGCTGTATGCCCGGGAGATCCCTCGCTACAAGCAGATGGTGGAGAG ATACTACTCCGACATCCGCCAGAGCTCTCCGGCGAGCTACCAGGAGATGAACTCGGCTCTGGCCGAGCTCTCTGGG AACTACACGTCTGCTCCCCACTGTCTGGAAGCTCTGCAAGAACTCTACAACCACATCCACAGGTATTATGACCAG ATCATCAGCGCCCTGGAGGAGGACCCTGTGGGCCAGAAGATGCAGCTGGCCTGCCGTCTGCAGCAGGTAGCGGCGCTGGTGGAGAACAAGGTGACGGACCTGTAA